The following DNA comes from Allobranchiibius huperziae.
GCGGTACGCGACTGGGAGACCATCGCATCCGAGACCGTCTCCCAACTACGACTGATGAGCGGTCGACGGCCCGACGACGCCCGAATCGCAGAACTCGTGCGGACTCTCGCAACGCACGGCGAACCGTTCTGGCGACCCTGGGACACGGGGATGTCGCGGAGAGGCGAACGGGATCCGCGGTCATCGCGCATCAGCTGGTCTGCCGACCAGGCGGCCGAGTCGGTCACGCCGAGCTTTCGCGTCGACGGGTCCTGAGCGCTACTGCGACAACGGACTGTTCGATACCGCTGCCTCTCGCTGGCTTGCCGGCGGGCGTGGAGCGCGTGTCGTGCCGGCTAGGGCGCGGTGACAGTCTGGCCCCATGACCACGATCAAGATCAATGCCATCACCGTCCCAGCCGGTTCGGGCGGTGAGCTCGCGCACCGGTTCGCTGCCCGAGCCGGCGCAGTCGACCACGCCGATGGCTTCGAAGGTTTCGAGCTGCTGCGCCCGACCGACGACAGGGAACAGTGGCTGGTCATCACCCGCTGGCGCGACGAGGAATCCTTCCAGGCCTGGGTGACCTCGCCCGAGTTCGCCGACGGCCACCGTTCAGCCGTCGAGCGGGCGGGCGGTGACGCACCGCGGCCCGTTTCCACCCACAGCGAGGTGTGGAACTACGAGGTGGCAGGTGGCTCGTCCGGGACGCCGGACGAAGGGTGACCGCAGCGAAGGATCGAGATCTCGATATATGCGCGGGT
Coding sequences within:
- a CDS encoding antibiotic biosynthesis monooxygenase family protein; this encodes MTTIKINAITVPAGSGGELAHRFAARAGAVDHADGFEGFELLRPTDDREQWLVITRWRDEESFQAWVTSPEFADGHRSAVERAGGDAPRPVSTHSEVWNYEVAGGSSGTPDEG